The proteins below come from a single Aegilops tauschii subsp. strangulata cultivar AL8/78 chromosome 6, Aet v6.0, whole genome shotgun sequence genomic window:
- the LOC109741259 gene encoding kinetochore protein NUF2 homolog isoform X1, with product MASGFGFPILSPAEIAEQLFQYGIAPVANLRPENIASPQPDLLPGVLARFFNSFVDAPGDGEDGLLGFSDLEVLDNPEHHMEAIRVLRLYNKSQAFLDSIQFKDFTLADFTRPTPRRVVEVLSALINFLFYREEKVTLLQPIVSETPDYHERTLELKARMAQLQKEIADHELAEQMEEPMAQQLEADVNALQQKVQVYNKQQLALRAKAAVINDKKEEIHRKITQADFELTKHAQENSRLMSKLVKSPEKVQRALEEKKSARAKLKESEKIAMQNDQEKSAALEIRNKAHEKLTKQHSKIQDVHEQLVAAKTVEKEVKARKAKLNDESVSVMSFDAQIVDWQGKVHEMEERLKGKVKERNQIIADENQKLGALSSEIEGKLQCLEPREKKVEATIAKASNLCSEAASARTAATAEQQKIRAKFNNIVKAFNTYMDSVDPFLERVEEVGRQSAGEGASAPDQSAAVTTKTTPRASAMSKKSRARKRT from the exons TCCGGCTTCGGGTTCCCGATACTGTCACCAGCGGAGATCGCGGAGCAGCTGTTCCAGTACGGGATCGCCCCCGTCGCCAACCTCCGCCCCGAGAACATCGCCAGCCCGCAGCCTGACCTGCTCCCTGGCGTCCTCGCCCGCTTCTTCAACTCCTTCGTTGATGCCCCCGG GGACGGCGAGGACGGGCTGCTAGGGTTCAGCGATCTGGAGGTGCTGGACAACCCGGAGCACCACATGGAGGCCATCCGGGTGCTACGCCTCTACAACAAGTCGCAGGCCTTCCTCGACTCCATCCAGTTCAAGGACTTCACGCTCGCCGACTTCACCCGCCCCACCCCGCGCCGCGTCGTCGAGGTCCTCAGCGCCCTCATCAACTTCCTCTTCTACAGGGAGGAGAAGGTCACCCTCCTGCAGCCCATCGTCAGCGAGACCCCCGACTACCACGAGCGCACTCTGGAGCTCAAGGCCAGGATGGCCCAG CTTCAGAAGGAGATCGCGGATCATGAGCTCGCAGAGCAGATGGAGGAGCCCATGGCCCAGCAGCTGGAAGCGGACGTCAATGCTCTGCAGCAGAAAGTTCAGGTTTACAACAAGCAGCAACTGGCCCTGCGAGCAAAGGCCGCAGTCATCAATGACAAGAAAGAGGAGATTCACAGGAAG ATAACCCAGGCTGATTTTGAGTTGACTAAACATGCCCAAGAAAACTCCAGATTGATGTCCAAATTAGTAAAGTCCCCAGAAAAAGTTCAG AGGGCCTTGGAAGAGAAGAAATCAGCCCGTGCTAAGTTGAAAGAGTCTGAGAAAATAGCAATGCAAAATGATCAAGAGAAATCTGCCGCTTTGGAGATACGCAATAAG GCTCATGAAAAACTGACGAAGCAACACTCTAAAATCCAGGATGTACATGAACAG CTTGTTGCTGCTAAAACAGTTGAAAAGGAAGTTAAAGCTCGCAAAGCGAAGCTTAATGATGAAAGTGTATCAGTTATGTCATTTGACGCACAGATTGTTGATTGGCAAGGAAAAG TACATGAAATGGAGGAGCGTCTCAAGGGGAAAGTCAAAGAAAGGAATCAAATAATAGCAGATGAAAATCAGAAGCTGGGTGCTTTGAGCTCCGAGATTGAGGGTAAACTGCAGTGCCTTGAACCTAGAGAAAAGAAAGTAGAGGCAACGATCGCTAAG GCTTCAAATTTGTGTTCGGAAGCTGCTTCAGCAAGGACTGCTGCCACAGCAGAACAGCAGAAAATTCGTGCAAAATTCAACAACATTGTGAAGGCG TTCAACACCTACATGGATAGCGTCGACCCTTTCCTCGAGCGAGTTGAGGAGGTTGGCAG GCAATCGGCAGGGGAAGGCGCCTCTGCCCCTGATCAATCTGCCGCCGTCACAACAAAAACCACACCGAGAGCCAGCGCAATGAGCAAGAAGTCGAGGGCTAGGAAAAGGACATGA
- the LOC109741259 gene encoding kinetochore protein NUF2 homolog isoform X2, producing MASGFGFPILSPAEIAEQLFQYGIAPVANLRPENIASPQPDLLPGVLARFFNSFVDAPGDGEDGLLGFSDLEVLDNPEHHMEAIRVLRLYNKSQAFLDSIQFKDFTLADFTRPTPRRVVEVLSALINFLFYREEKVTLLQPIVSETPDYHERTLELKARMAQLQKEIADHELAEQMEEPMAQQLEADVNALQQKVQVYNKQQLALRAKAAVINDKKEEIHRKITQADFELTKHAQENSRLMSKLVKSPEKVQRALEEKKSARAKLKESEKIAMQNDQEKSAALEIRNKAHEKLTKQHSKIQDVHEQLVAAKTVEKEVKARKAKLNDESVSVMSFDAQIVDWQGKVHEMEERLKGKVKERNQIIADENQKLGALSSEIEGKLQCLEPREKKVEATIAKASNLCSEAASARTAATAEQQKIRAKFNNIVKAVVQHLHG from the exons TCCGGCTTCGGGTTCCCGATACTGTCACCAGCGGAGATCGCGGAGCAGCTGTTCCAGTACGGGATCGCCCCCGTCGCCAACCTCCGCCCCGAGAACATCGCCAGCCCGCAGCCTGACCTGCTCCCTGGCGTCCTCGCCCGCTTCTTCAACTCCTTCGTTGATGCCCCCGG GGACGGCGAGGACGGGCTGCTAGGGTTCAGCGATCTGGAGGTGCTGGACAACCCGGAGCACCACATGGAGGCCATCCGGGTGCTACGCCTCTACAACAAGTCGCAGGCCTTCCTCGACTCCATCCAGTTCAAGGACTTCACGCTCGCCGACTTCACCCGCCCCACCCCGCGCCGCGTCGTCGAGGTCCTCAGCGCCCTCATCAACTTCCTCTTCTACAGGGAGGAGAAGGTCACCCTCCTGCAGCCCATCGTCAGCGAGACCCCCGACTACCACGAGCGCACTCTGGAGCTCAAGGCCAGGATGGCCCAG CTTCAGAAGGAGATCGCGGATCATGAGCTCGCAGAGCAGATGGAGGAGCCCATGGCCCAGCAGCTGGAAGCGGACGTCAATGCTCTGCAGCAGAAAGTTCAGGTTTACAACAAGCAGCAACTGGCCCTGCGAGCAAAGGCCGCAGTCATCAATGACAAGAAAGAGGAGATTCACAGGAAG ATAACCCAGGCTGATTTTGAGTTGACTAAACATGCCCAAGAAAACTCCAGATTGATGTCCAAATTAGTAAAGTCCCCAGAAAAAGTTCAG AGGGCCTTGGAAGAGAAGAAATCAGCCCGTGCTAAGTTGAAAGAGTCTGAGAAAATAGCAATGCAAAATGATCAAGAGAAATCTGCCGCTTTGGAGATACGCAATAAG GCTCATGAAAAACTGACGAAGCAACACTCTAAAATCCAGGATGTACATGAACAG CTTGTTGCTGCTAAAACAGTTGAAAAGGAAGTTAAAGCTCGCAAAGCGAAGCTTAATGATGAAAGTGTATCAGTTATGTCATTTGACGCACAGATTGTTGATTGGCAAGGAAAAG TACATGAAATGGAGGAGCGTCTCAAGGGGAAAGTCAAAGAAAGGAATCAAATAATAGCAGATGAAAATCAGAAGCTGGGTGCTTTGAGCTCCGAGATTGAGGGTAAACTGCAGTGCCTTGAACCTAGAGAAAAGAAAGTAGAGGCAACGATCGCTAAG GCTTCAAATTTGTGTTCGGAAGCTGCTTCAGCAAGGACTGCTGCCACAGCAGAACAGCAGAAAATTCGTGCAAAATTCAACAACATTGTGAAGGCGGTAG TTCAACACCTACATGGATAG